The Chthoniobacterales bacterium nucleotide sequence CGGCCTTCTTTACGGCGACGGCATTTTCGAGGGCATTCGCTTTTACAACGGCCGCGTCTTCCGCCTCGAGGAGCACATCGACCGCCTCTACGACTCCGCCCGCGCCATCTGCCTGAGCATCCCGATCGACAAGGCCGCGATGATGGCTGCCACGGTGGAAACCATCCGCCGCAACGGGCTCCGCGACGGCTACGTGCGCCTCGTCGTTACCCGCGGCGACGGCGATCTCGGCCTCAATCCCGCCCTCTGCCCCAGGGCCACGATCATCATCATCGCCGCGAAGATCACGCTCTACCCGGCCGACAAATACGAGAATGGCCTGATGGTCGTGACCTGCTCGACCCGGCGCATCCCGCACGGCGCGCTCAGCCCGATGGTGAAGTCGCTGAACTACCTCAACAACGTGCTCGCCAAGATCGAGGCGCAGAATGCCGGCGCCGGCGAAGGCCTCATGCTCAACGAGCAGGGCTACGTTTCCGAATGCACCGGCGACAACGTCTTCATCGTGAAGAACGGCAAGCTCTACACGCCCCCGATTTCCTCCGGCGCTCTCGCCGGCGTGACCCGGGCGGTCGTGCTCGAACTCGCTGCCGAGGAGGGCATCCCGGTGAGCGAGCCGGACATGACCCGCTACGACATTTTCACGGCCGACGAGTGTTTTCTCACCGGCACCGCGGCGGAAGTCATCCCCGTGGTCATGCTCGACCGCCGCGACATCGGCGACGGCAAGCCGGGACCGATCACGAAGCGTCTGATGACCCGCTTCCATGAGTTGACACAGAGCACCGGCACTGTGATTGATTAGATATGCAATGCGACGTTTGCGGTGAGAAGGACGCCAGCGTCTTCCTCACGCAAATCGTGGAGGGGAAGATGCAGAAGGTGAACCTCTGCGAAGCCTGCTCCAAGGCCAAGGGCGTCAACGACCCCACCGGCTTCGCCCTCGCCGATCTTCTTCTCGGGCTGGGCGCCGCGCAACAGCTCGAAAAGAGCCCCACCACGGCCAAGTGCCCGGTCTGCGGCTTCACCCAGGCCGACTTCAAGAAAACCGGCCGCCTCGGCTGCAGCGAGTGCTACACCACTTTTGCGGATGGCCTCGCCGGCATGCTTGCCAATATGCACAAGGGCACGACCCACGTCGGCAAGGCACCGGGCGATCGCGCGCATCGTCGCGAACTGACCGCAAAGATGAAATCCCTTCAGGCCACCCTCGACGAGGCCGTGGCCACCGAGAAATACGAGGAGGCCGCCACCCTGCGGGACGCCATCCGAAAACTGGAGACGGAGCTCGCGTCATGAAACTCTCCCGCATCATTTCGAATGCGGGGGAATGGCTCTCGGGCGACGGCCCGAATCGACAGGTCGTCGTCAGCAGCCGCATCCGCCTCGCCCGCAACCTCACCCGCACCGCCTTCCCCGGCTGGGCCAAGCGCGCCGAACGCCTCGAAACCCTCGGCCTCATCCGCCCCGCCATCGAGGCGTTGCCGGAAATGCACGACGCTTACGCGCAGAATCTTAC carries:
- a CDS encoding UvrB/UvrC motif-containing protein, which encodes MQCDVCGEKDASVFLTQIVEGKMQKVNLCEACSKAKGVNDPTGFALADLLLGLGAAQQLEKSPTTAKCPVCGFTQADFKKTGRLGCSECYTTFADGLAGMLANMHKGTTHVGKAPGDRAHRRELTAKMKSLQATLDEAVATEKYEEAATLRDAIRKLETELAS
- the ilvE gene encoding branched-chain-amino-acid transaminase, whose protein sequence is MKVYIDGEFYEKENAKISVFDHGLLYGDGIFEGIRFYNGRVFRLEEHIDRLYDSARAICLSIPIDKAAMMAATVETIRRNGLRDGYVRLVVTRGDGDLGLNPALCPRATIIIIAAKITLYPADKYENGLMVVTCSTRRIPHGALSPMVKSLNYLNNVLAKIEAQNAGAGEGLMLNEQGYVSECTGDNVFIVKNGKLYTPPISSGALAGVTRAVVLELAAEEGIPVSEPDMTRYDIFTADECFLTGTAAEVIPVVMLDRRDIGDGKPGPITKRLMTRFHELTQSTGTVID